A window of the Anticarsia gemmatalis isolate Benzon Research Colony breed Stoneville strain chromosome W, ilAntGemm2 primary, whole genome shotgun sequence genome harbors these coding sequences:
- the LOC142985784 gene encoding uncharacterized protein LOC142985784, which translates to MANVQKKFGLNIMQWNAQSLRPKLSDLKLLLSYNKIHIALICETWLEPDSGLNVSGYHMYRKDRDDGYGGVLIMVHNSIKAQDCKLKHIKHGIEVVCIELLNCCHINFVMLLYCPPSVHTNQTDWDAVFKSFKRNCLIAGDFNAHHTNWSNKVDSRGNQIYDAALEHFISLNNGHSTRIKLVNNVVQQTSPDISFISSDIAMSCDWQVTNDSLGSDHLIIKMKFNFKDVLRVHKKRNFNSANWTDYSKHLEGYYSAYNCEGSNIQMEYNNFINQINSSADLHIPMTKEFNNPCRNFRPQPYWNQSLSKMIAQRRLALSQFRKNPTPSNLHLLQKISCETKLAIQRARLDKVGRNTVTK; encoded by the coding sequence ATGGCTAATGTACAAAAAAAGTTTGGCTTAAATATAATGCAGTGGAATGCGCAGAGCTTAAGACCAAAACTTTCAGACTTGAAACTTTTGTtgtcatataataaaattcacaTAGCCCTGATATGCGAAACTTGGTTGGAACCTGATTCCGGTTTAAATGTAAGTGGCTACCATATGTATCGCAAAGACAGAGATGACGGATATGGGGGTGTTTTAATCATGGTACATAACTCAATTAAAGCTCAAGATTGTAagttaaaacatattaaacatgGCATAGAAGTGGTATGTATTGAATTATTGAATTGTTgtcatattaattttgtaatgctACTCTATTGTCCCCCATCAGTACACACTAACCAAACAGATTGGGATGCTGTAttcaaatcttttaaaagaaactgTTTAATAGCAGGTGATTTTAACGCTCACCACACCAATTGGTCGAACAAAGTCGACTCTAGAGGAAATCAAATATATGATGCAGCTTTGgaacatttcatttcattaaataaCGGTCATTCAACTAGGATCAAATTAGTTAACAACGTGGTTCAACAAACATCCCcagatatttcatttatttcaagtGATATAGCTATGTCTTGTGATTGGCAAGTTACAAATGACAGTCTGGGAAGTGATCACCTCatcataaaaatgaaattcaatttcaaagaCGTGTTACGAGTACataaaaaacgtaattttaattCGGCTAACTGGACTGACTACAGTAAACATCTTGAAGGTTATTATTCTGCATATAATTGTGAGGGAAGTAATATTCAAatggaatataataattttattaaccaaATTAACAGCTCAGCGGATCTTCATATTCCGATGACCAAAGAATTTAATAATCCTTGTAGGAACTTTCGACCACAACCATATTGGAATCAATCTCTTTCCAAAATGATTGCTCAACGTAGACTAGCACTAAGTCAGTTTAGGAAAAATCCTACCCCATCGAATCtgcatttattacaaaagattAGTTGTGAGACCAAATTAGCTATTCAACGAGCTAGGCTAGACAAAGTTGGCAGAAATACTGTGACGAAATAG
- the LOC142985785 gene encoding uncharacterized protein LOC142985785, whose product MCARRGTPKHVYSDCGTNFIGASKILHKEFTEFKQILSPEFFVEIGRLEVEWHFNAPAWPSAGGLWEAAVKSMKYHLKRVLGEQKLTYEEFYTLLTKIEACMYSRPLLPMTEDPDEFYNCLTPGHFLTGGPILSLPLSDYSDSKRIDIRNRWQLTENMLRQFWKCWSNEYLTQLQARSKWNKPTTNLKVGDIVLVKDNNLPPGKWGLGRILDVHPGADGLVRVTTVKTQARIIKRPVVKLSPLPLLGPETSEEKVINDSKLDPTTSVPRKEKTIRKNCLSILFTTIITMSIFISGAN is encoded by the coding sequence ATGTGTGCACGACGCGGAACACCCAAGCACGTCTACTCTGACTGTGGCACTAACTTCATTGGAGCTTCAAAGATCCTGCACAAAGAATTTACAGAGTTCAAGCAAATTCTATCACCGGAGTTCTTTGTTGAAATAGGCAGGTTGGAAGTGGAATGGCACTTCAACGCCCCTGCATGGCCAAGCGCGGGTGGTTTATGGGAAGCCGCTGTCAAATCGATGAAGTACCATCTCAAGCGTGTACTAGGAGAGCAAAAACTTACTTACGAGGAGTTTTATACGTTGCTCACAAAGATCGAAGCTTGTATGTACTCTAGACCACTATTGCCCATGACTGAAGACCCGGATGAATTCTATAATTGTTTGACCCCGGGCCACTTTCTTACTGGTGGACCTATATTGTCGCTACCGCTGTCTGATTACAGTGACTCGAAGCGCATTGATATTCGAAATCGATGGCAGCTAACTGAAAATATGCTGCGACAGTTTTGGAAATGCTGGTCCAATGAGTATTTGACGCAACTACAAGCACGCAGTAAATGGAACAAACCCACTACAAACCTCAAGGTGGGCGACATTGTATTGGTCAAGGACAACAATCTGCCTCCCGGAAAATGGGGTCTCGGCCGTATTCTAGACGTTCATCCCGGTGCTGACGGTCTTGTACGAGTCACCACTGTAAAAACACAAGCTCGAATCATCAAACGACCAGTGGTCAAATTGTCGCCACTACCACTTTTGGGACCTGAAACATCTGAAGAAAAAGTAATCAACGATAGCAAGTTGGACCCTACCACTTCAGTTCCAcggaaagaaaaaacaatacgGAAGAACTGCTTATCGATATTGTTTACTACAATTATTACAATGTCCATATTTATATCGGGCGCAAATTAA